In Astatotilapia calliptera chromosome 20, fAstCal1.2, whole genome shotgun sequence, one genomic interval encodes:
- the LOC113013690 gene encoding uncharacterized protein LOC113013690 isoform X1, with protein MKHTLLCFIFLTALQDGNTGLVKAQTLPHRAEEGGNIAVACNFYLSGSRKLFCKEKCEDGNILVETSDDAAQNGRYSIKCVKTSTLSYTLYVSITQLKQSDSGRYRCSLDKRWWTDGNDDFELIVTEASTTSTPNGTLRPFSASVFLSSASTPPTAQSLSSTSGSSTPSSASSGSSDVLIYVGLILLVMIVVLSAALLIFYMKRRTTKPRGPPVETDTEADRLYEEIREGDVASRSPPVKVSSVYDYAKGPRSGGDESGGIYCLVTSAQNNVEDNSHSLCYSEVDFSHSPDTNGAPCGNTADVVYSKSSEDLSTTNHTKDASPPLYSTVTSV; from the exons ATGAAAcacactttgctctgcttcatctTCCTCA CAGCACTTCAGGATGGAAACACTGGTTTGGTCAAAGCACAAACTCTCCCTCACAGAGCAGAGGAAGGAGGAAACATCGCAGTTGCGTGCAACTTTTATTTGTCTGGAAGCAGGAAACTCTTCTGTAAGGAAAAATGTGAAGATGGAAACATTCTTGTTGAAACATCTGATGATGCAGCTCAGAACGGCAGATACAgcattaaatgtgtaaaaacatcCACTCTGTCATATACTCTGTATGtgagcatcacacagctgaaacAGTCTGACTCAGGACGGTACAGGTGCTCTTTGGACAAACGCTGGTGGACAGATGGAAACGATGATTTTGAGCTGATTGTCACAGAAG CTTCAACCACTTCAACACCAAACGGGACTCTGAGACCTTTTTCAGCTTCAGTGTTTCTCTCATCAGCCTCCACACCACCAACAGCACAGAG TTTAAGCTCAACTTCAGGAAGCTCCACACCTTCATCAGCCTCCTCTGGAAGTTCAG ATGTGCTGATTTATGTGGGTCTGATTCTGCTCGTTATGATCGTCGTCTTATCAGCAGCTCTGCTGATTTTCTACATGAAGAGGAGGACCACTAAACCCAGAG GACCTCCTGTGGAAACGGACACAGAG GCCGACAGGTTGTATGAAGAGATCAGAGAGGGTGACGTAGCGAGCAGGTCACCTCCTGTAAAAGTGTCTTCAGTTTATGATTACGCCAAAGGTCCCCGTTCAGGTGGAGATGAAAGCGGAGGCATCTACTGCCTCGTCACCTCTGCTCAGAACAAC GTTGAAGACAACTCGCATAGTCTCTGTTACTCTGAGGTGGATTTTTCCCACAGTCCTGACACAAACGGCGCCCCCTGTGGTAACACAGCTGATGTCGTCTACTCCAAGTCTTCAGAGGACCTCAGCACCACCAACCACACCAAAGATGCTTCACCTCCTCTGTACTCTACTGTTACATCAGTATGA
- the LOC113013690 gene encoding uncharacterized protein LOC113013690 isoform X5 — MKLTLLCFIFLTLQDGNTGLVKAQTLPHRAEEGGNITVKCRFYFSGSRKLFCKEKCEDGNILVETSDDAAQNGRYSIKCVKTSTLSYTLYVSITQLKQSDSGRYRCSLDERWWTDGNSDFELIVTEASTTSTPNGTLRPFSASVFLSSASTPPTAQSLSSTSGSSTPSSASSGSSDVLIYVGLILLVMIVVLSAALLIFYMKRRTTKPRGPPVETDTEADRLYEEIREGDVASRSPPVKVSSVYDYAKGPRSGGDESGGIYCLVTSAQNNVEDNSHSLCYSEVDFSHSPDTNGAPCGNTADVVYSKSSEDLSTTNHTKDASPPLYSTVTSV, encoded by the exons ATGAAActcactttgctctgcttcatctTCCTCA CACTTCAGGATGGAAACACTGGTTTGGTCAAAGCACAAACTCTCCCTCACAGAGCAGAGGAAGGAGGAAACATCACAGTTAAATGCAGGTTTTATTTCTCTGGAAGCAGGAAACTCTTCTGTAAGGAAAAATGTGAAGATGGAAACATTCTTGTTGAAACATCTGATGATGCAGCTCAGAACGGCAGATACAgcattaaatgtgtaaaaacatcCACTCTGTCATATACTCTGTATGtgagcatcacacagctgaaacAGTCTGACTCAGGACGGTACAGGTGCTCTTTGGACGAACGCTGGTGGACAGATGGAAACTCTGATTTTGAGCTGATTGTCACAGAAG CTTCAACCACTTCAACACCAAACGGGACTCTGAGACCTTTTTCAGCTTCAGTGTTTCTCTCATCAGCCTCCACACCACCAACAGCACAGAGTTTAAGCTCAACTTCAGGAAGCTCCACACCTTCATCAGCCTCCTCTGGAAGTTCAG ATGTGCTGATTTATGTGGGTCTGATTCTGCTCGTTATGATCGTCGTCTTATCAGCAGCTCTGCTGATTTTCTACATGAAGAGGAGGACCACTAAACCCAGAG GACCTCCTGTGGAAACGGACACAGAG GCCGACAGGTTGTATGAAGAGATCAGAGAGGGTGACGTAGCGAGCAGGTCACCTCCTGTAAAAGTGTCTTCAGTTTATGATTACGCCAAAGGTCCCCGTTCAGGTGGAGATGAAAGCGGAGGCATCTACTGCCTCGTCACCTCTGCTCAGAACAAC GTTGAAGACAACTCGCATAGTCTCTGTTACTCTGAGGTGGATTTTTCCCACAGTCCTGACACAAACGGCGCCCCCTGTGGTAACACAGCTGATGTCGTCTACTCCAAGTCTTCAGAGGACCTCAGCACCACCAACCACACCAAAGATGCTTCACCTCCTCTGTACTCTACTGTTACATCAGTATGA
- the LOC113013690 gene encoding uncharacterized protein LOC113013690 isoform X3, which translates to MKLTLLCFIFLTALQDGNTGLVKAQTLPHRAEEGGNITVKCRFYFSGSRKLFCKEKCEDGNILVETSDDAAQNGRYSIKCVKTSTLSYTLYVSITQLKQSDSGRYRCSLDERWWTDGNSDFELIVTEASTTSTPNGTLRPFSASVFLSSASTPPTAQSLSSTSGSSTPSSASSGSSDVLIYVGLILLVMIVVLSAALLIFYMKRRTTKPRGPPVETDTEADRLYEEIREGDVASRSPPVKVSSVYDYAKGPRSGGDESGGIYCLVTSAQNNVEDNSHSLCYSEVDFSHSPDTNGAPCGNTADVVYSKSSEDLSTTNHTKDASPPLYSTVTSV; encoded by the exons ATGAAActcactttgctctgcttcatctTCCTCA CAGCACTTCAGGATGGAAACACTGGTTTGGTCAAAGCACAAACTCTCCCTCACAGAGCAGAGGAAGGAGGAAACATCACAGTTAAATGCAGGTTTTATTTCTCTGGAAGCAGGAAACTCTTCTGTAAGGAAAAATGTGAAGATGGAAACATTCTTGTTGAAACATCTGATGATGCAGCTCAGAACGGCAGATACAgcattaaatgtgtaaaaacatcCACTCTGTCATATACTCTGTATGtgagcatcacacagctgaaacAGTCTGACTCAGGACGGTACAGGTGCTCTTTGGACGAACGCTGGTGGACAGATGGAAACTCTGATTTTGAGCTGATTGTCACAGAAG CTTCAACCACTTCAACACCAAACGGGACTCTGAGACCTTTTTCAGCTTCAGTGTTTCTCTCATCAGCCTCCACACCACCAACAGCACAGAGTTTAAGCTCAACTTCAGGAAGCTCCACACCTTCATCAGCCTCCTCTGGAAGTTCAG ATGTGCTGATTTATGTGGGTCTGATTCTGCTCGTTATGATCGTCGTCTTATCAGCAGCTCTGCTGATTTTCTACATGAAGAGGAGGACCACTAAACCCAGAG GACCTCCTGTGGAAACGGACACAGAG GCCGACAGGTTGTATGAAGAGATCAGAGAGGGTGACGTAGCGAGCAGGTCACCTCCTGTAAAAGTGTCTTCAGTTTATGATTACGCCAAAGGTCCCCGTTCAGGTGGAGATGAAAGCGGAGGCATCTACTGCCTCGTCACCTCTGCTCAGAACAAC GTTGAAGACAACTCGCATAGTCTCTGTTACTCTGAGGTGGATTTTTCCCACAGTCCTGACACAAACGGCGCCCCCTGTGGTAACACAGCTGATGTCGTCTACTCCAAGTCTTCAGAGGACCTCAGCACCACCAACCACACCAAAGATGCTTCACCTCCTCTGTACTCTACTGTTACATCAGTATGA
- the LOC113013690 gene encoding uncharacterized protein LOC113013690 isoform X4, with the protein MKHTLLCFIFLTLQDGNTGLVKAQTLPHRAEEGGNIAVACNFYLSGSRKLFCKEKCEDGNILVETSDDAAQNGRYSIKCVKTSTLSYTLYVSITQLKQSDSGRYRCSLDKRWWTDGNDDFELIVTEASTTSTPNGTLRPFSASVFLSSASTPPTAQSLSSTSGSSTPSSASSGSSDVLIYVGLILLVMIVVLSAALLIFYMKRRTTKPRGPPVETDTEADRLYEEIREGDVASRSPPVKVSSVYDYAKGPRSGGDESGGIYCLVTSAQNNVEDNSHSLCYSEVDFSHSPDTNGAPCGNTADVVYSKSSEDLSTTNHTKDASPPLYSTVTSV; encoded by the exons ATGAAAcacactttgctctgcttcatctTCCTCA CACTTCAGGATGGAAACACTGGTTTGGTCAAAGCACAAACTCTCCCTCACAGAGCAGAGGAAGGAGGAAACATCGCAGTTGCGTGCAACTTTTATTTGTCTGGAAGCAGGAAACTCTTCTGTAAGGAAAAATGTGAAGATGGAAACATTCTTGTTGAAACATCTGATGATGCAGCTCAGAACGGCAGATACAgcattaaatgtgtaaaaacatcCACTCTGTCATATACTCTGTATGtgagcatcacacagctgaaacAGTCTGACTCAGGACGGTACAGGTGCTCTTTGGACAAACGCTGGTGGACAGATGGAAACGATGATTTTGAGCTGATTGTCACAGAAG CTTCAACCACTTCAACACCAAACGGGACTCTGAGACCTTTTTCAGCTTCAGTGTTTCTCTCATCAGCCTCCACACCACCAACAGCACAGAG TTTAAGCTCAACTTCAGGAAGCTCCACACCTTCATCAGCCTCCTCTGGAAGTTCAG ATGTGCTGATTTATGTGGGTCTGATTCTGCTCGTTATGATCGTCGTCTTATCAGCAGCTCTGCTGATTTTCTACATGAAGAGGAGGACCACTAAACCCAGAG GACCTCCTGTGGAAACGGACACAGAG GCCGACAGGTTGTATGAAGAGATCAGAGAGGGTGACGTAGCGAGCAGGTCACCTCCTGTAAAAGTGTCTTCAGTTTATGATTACGCCAAAGGTCCCCGTTCAGGTGGAGATGAAAGCGGAGGCATCTACTGCCTCGTCACCTCTGCTCAGAACAAC GTTGAAGACAACTCGCATAGTCTCTGTTACTCTGAGGTGGATTTTTCCCACAGTCCTGACACAAACGGCGCCCCCTGTGGTAACACAGCTGATGTCGTCTACTCCAAGTCTTCAGAGGACCTCAGCACCACCAACCACACCAAAGATGCTTCACCTCCTCTGTACTCTACTGTTACATCAGTATGA
- the LOC113013692 gene encoding uncharacterized protein LOC113013692 has translation MKHTLLCFIFLTALQDGNTGLVKAQTLPHRAEEGGSITVACKFYLPGSRKLFCKKKCEDGNILVETSDDAAQNGRYSIKYEKTSTLSYTLYVSITQLKQSDSGRYRCSLDRTLHTDGNDDFELIVTEASTTSTPNGTLRPFSASVFLSSASTPPTAQSLSSTSGSSTPSSASSETKHADVLIYVGLILLVMIVVLSAALLIFYMKRRTTKPRGPPVETEYADMQADNLCYAEVHFPHIPVTSSAPCGEATDVVYSMPQVDLSTAIHTKGASPPLYATVASL, from the exons ATGAAGcacactttgctctgcttcatctTCCTCA CAGCACTTCAGGATGGAAACACTGGTTTGGTCAAAGCACAAACTCTCCCTCACAGAGCAGAGGAAGGAGGAAGCATCACAGTTGCGTGCAAATTTTATTTGCCTGGAAGCAGGAAACTCTTCTGTAAGAAAAAATGTGAAGATGGAAACATTCTTGTTGAAACATCTGATGATGCAGCTCAGAACGGCAGATACAgcattaaatatgaaaaaacatcCACTCTGTCATATACTCTGTATGtgagcatcacacagctgaaacAGTCTGACTCAGGACGGTACAGGTGCTCTTTGGACAGAACTTTGCATACAGATGGAAACGATGATTTCGAGCTGATTGTCACAGAAG CTTCAACCACTTCAACACCAAACGGGACTCTGAGACCTTTTTCAGCTTCAGTGTTTCTCTCATCAGCCTCCACACCACCAACAGCACAGAGTTTAAGCTCAACTTCAGGAAGCTCCACACCTTCATCAGCCTCCTCTGAAACCAAACATGCAG ATGTGCTGATTTATGTGGGTCTGATTCTGCTCGTTATGATCGTCGTCTTATCAGCAGCTCTGCTGATTTTCTACATGAAGAGAAGGACCACTAAACCCAGGG GACCTCCTGTGGAAACCGAGTATGCTGACATGCAG GCAGATAACCTCTGCTACGCTGAAGTGCATTTTCCCCACATTCCTGTCACCAGCAGCGCCCCCTGTGGTGAAGCAACTGATGTTGTCTACTCAATGCCTCAGGTGGACCTGAGTACTGCCATCCACACCAAAGGTGCTTCACCTCCTCTGTACGCTACTGTTGCCTCACTATGA